Proteins from a single region of Cryptococcus neoformans var. neoformans JEC21 chromosome 6 sequence:
- a CDS encoding expressed protein, with the protein MSSLLSLPLLFPLGLSAFTVHLLVSTLGPRPKSQRDALPSYLVPSIATHGRLLPASSRNAFSYPCLHLAVDIDSLASGCLDLPFRVFKYGGSPFGKILGLRAERYLTKGSETYREKLEKLLGKHGIAKERMGKVWLTTMPSLLGYEGDNPLTTWYIYENVTEGKEGKLLAIVLEVHSAFDESHSYTLTPDSPLRHEPAKGYDFGFTIPRSFHVSPFNSRDGYYRVDIINPFPVGHTKIPGFVPSFKIFLRVLSTDKKIKFMASSISGPSAPLRLERGMKSVADVLWALTKWPGTLFLVRARTNWQAYVLHYRKNLALYPRPEPINSFSAGLFNQTEKDEHGVGVPLQRAPITSTEKRAQEVVCKWAARRAEEVRVRLEIEFEDDRDKVQLGPQGKETLSIKTADSDFFNDLLITPSPQHFLILAHERYTAISNPSLFEEFFSAPIASQADWVSSCTNAIRRRYFVHLYSYSHLPPPPSIPPITGEFSHFSDSTFLSFRDRLKVLRAVFWTWYGHNGLEWIFGFLRGAFVPGQEGWTVWDRAMRRSWGEDVDAGEVLGTVRL; encoded by the exons ATGTCTTCCTTGCTATCGCtgcctctcctcttcccgctTGGGCTTTCAGCCTTTACGGTCCATCTTCTAGTCTCCACTCTCGGCCCCAGACCAAAGTCTCAGCGTGATGCCCTCCCATCATATCTCGTCCCGTCAATTGCAACGCACGGCCGGCTTTTACCTGCTTCATCACGCAATGCCTTTAGCTACCCTTGTCTCCATCTTGCTGTCGATATCGACTCTCTTGCCAGTGGGTGTCTCGACTTGCCTTTCCGAGTCTTCAAATATGGTGGGAGCCCTTTTGGCAAAATATTGGGCTTGAGAGCAGAGAGATACCTCACAAAGGGTAGTGAGACATATCGTGAAAAGCTCGAGAAATTATTGGGCAAGCATGGCATagcaaaagaaagaatgggaaaggTCTGGTTGACAACAATGCCTAGTCTGCTCGGATATGAAGGGGATAACCCTCTGACTACGTGGTACATCTATGAGAATGTTAcagagggaaaggaaggaaaactCTTGGCTATTGTACTGGAAGTACACAGTGCCTTTGACGAATC TCATTCTTACACCCTCACACCAGACTCACCGTTGAGACATGAGCCAGCCAAGGG TTACGACTTTGGCTTCACTATTCCCCGATCATTCCACGTTTCCCCGTTCAACTCGCGAGATGGTTATTACCGAGTTGACATCATTAATCCCTTCCCTGTTGGGCACACTAAAATCCCAGGCTTTGTGCCCAGCTTCAAAATCTTCTTGAGAGTGCTTTCGACCGACAAGAAGATCAAATTCATGGCTAGCTCGATCTCTGGACCGTCAGCGCCTCTTAGGCTTGAACGAGGGATGAAATCGGTTGCTGATGTTTTGTGGGCGCTGACAAAATGGCCGGGTACATTGTTCCTAGTGAGGGCCAGGACCAATTGGCAGGCTTACGTCCTCCATTACCGAAAGAACCTTGCGCTTTACCCTAGACCCGAACCGATCAACTCTTTCTCGGCTGGTCTGTTCAATCAGACTGAGAAAGATGAGCACGGGGTGGGTGTGCCTCTCCAGAGAGCCCCAATAACGTCTACAGAAAAGAGGGCACAAGAGGTAGTCTGCAAGTGGGCGGCACGACGGGCTGAAGAAGTGAGAGTAAGGCTGGAAATTGAATTTGAGGATGATAGAGATAAGGTGCAGTTAGGGCCCcagggaaaagaaacgTTGAGTATCAAAACGGCCGACTCGGACTTCTTCAACGACTTGTTGATAACACCATCGCCCCAGCATTTCCTGATTCTTGCTCACGAGCGATATACAGCCATCTCCAATCCATCACTATTCGAAGAATTTTTCTCGGCGCCCATTGCCTCACAAGCCGATTGGGTTTCGAGCTGCACCAACGCCATCCGCCGTCGATACTTTGTCCACCTTTACTCGTATTCccacctccctcctcctccatctaTCCCTCCTATAACAGGCGAATTTTCCCACTTTAGCGACAGcactttcctttctttccgGGACAGACTCAAGGTGCTGCGGGCGGTGTTCTGGACATGGTATGGACATAATGGGCTAGAATGGATATTTGGGTTCCTGAGAGGGGCGTTTGTACCGGGCCAGGAGGGCTGGACGGTATGGGACCGGGCGATGAGACGCTCGTGGGGAGAGGACGTGGATGCAGGAGAGGTGCTGGGAACTGTGCGGCTATAG
- a CDS encoding potassium:hydrogen antiporter, putative, protein MAAFLTTISGAPTHFARLLSTRAVSSNVISGADPTEVDPSNPITLFIIQLVIIIVFTQSLGWAFSYMKQPKVIAEIIGGVILGPTVFGRVPHFTEHIFPAASLSYLNLISTIGLVLFLFLVGVEVDVGVMKKHGKASGIISAAGMILPFGLGAAIAVPVYHNFVDTENVSFGHFLLFVGVAMAITAFPVLCRILTSTKLIDTRVGVMVLAAGVGNDVVGWVLLALTLALVNSQSGATAVYVLLCAVGWAVILLWPTRKLFVYLVKRTGSLEHGPTPGMMVLTLLIVFVSAFVTDIIGVHPIFGGFIAGLIIPHEGGFAIAVVEKIDDLVSMLFLPIYFVLSGLQTNLGLLDTGRIWGYVILLCVVAFCGKFFGCAGAALAMKYPMRESIAIGLLMSCKGLVELIVLNVGLSAGIIDQQLFSMFVVEAVVLTFLTTPCTLAVYPERVRVRISDLRKGDQGVDSEKQVGGSNIAGASGGREHTSRFLVILQKLEHLSAVMLLTQMLEPPVPEAREPWDAAEHSAKEARKGKKSISDDESINSHSNTVTTLHHSHHHSDSKHNILHRVGHVTHPSGDLPRLDALKLVELTGRTFSVMQSAEKDQLLHSDNALQLYRQFGRLRGLEISPHISIVGQDSFSQAVADYATDLGSELVILPWTVPTQGGNPELIDPSVGSSSSTTVSQFDTIFGSESAGSPMYSHFVRRVFSECPSDVALFVDRGFGGASSFKPGSGQHIFMPFFGGPDDRLALRFVVQLCGHAGVTATVVRVQKEEGDGEDEEVSRGLDGDKSNVALHQAALQSNQLTVGGATQYPETQARLQSDTADSLAWSCFSSPSVSPSRPLHLETALSRISFHSTTSHQPLTYAFTCAESAMRATSAHAKTWRPMLIVAGRGRRGAAISHETELNRVLAAKSLNPSIGAELRKTVGDVAAGMILGGSAPGTASYLIMGAGKR, encoded by the exons ATGGCCGCGTTCCTCACCACCATATCAGGCGCACCCACGCACTTCGCAAGGCTCCTCTCCACCCGCGCAGTATCA TCCAATGTCATATCAGGCGCAGATCCCACCGAGGTCGACCCTTCCAAC CCCATCACCCTGTTCATCATCCAG CTTGTGATCATCATTGTCTTCACCCAAAGTCTAGGATGGGCGTTTAGCTATATGAAGCAACCCAAGGTCATCGCCGAAATCATCGGTGGCGTTATCCTTGGTCCCACCGTCTTCGGCCGTGTCCCACACTTTACCGAACACATTTTTCCTGCTGCTTCATTGAGTTATCTCAACTTGATATCCACAATTGGTCTGGTTctgtttcttttcctcgtcgGCGTTGAAGTCGATGTCGGAGTCATGAAGAAGCATGGAAAAGCAAGCGGTATCATCTCTGCGGCGGGCATGATCTTGCCCTTTGGTTTGGGAGCAGCCATTGCGGTGCCCGTGTACCACAACTTTGTTGACACGGAGAATGTCTCCTTTGGTCACTTTTTACTGTTCGTCGGCGTCGCCATGGCGATCACAGCTTTCCCCGTCTTATGTCGAATCTTGACGTCCACCAAACTCATTGACACCCGTGTGGGAGTGATGGTCCTGGCAGCGGGTGTGGGTAACGATGTGGTCGGCTGGgtccttcttgctcttaCACTTGCCCTCGTTAACTCTCAATCGGGTGCGACTGCGGTATACGTCTTGCTCTGCGCTGTCGGATGGGCAGTCATCCTGCTTTGGCCCACCAGGAAACTCTTTGTCTACCTTGTAAAGCGGACGGGAAGCTTGGAGCATGGACCAACTCCAGGAATGATGGTACTGACCCTGTTGATTGTTTTTGTTTCAGCTTTTGTCACTGATATCATCG GAGTGCATCCTATCTTTGGAGGGTTCATCGCAGGATTAATCATTCCTCACGAAGGTGGTTTCGCCATCGCCGttgttgagaagattgatgATTTGGTGTCCATGCTTTTCTTGCCCATT TATTTTGTCCTTTCTGGGCTCCAAACCAACCTCGGGCTTCTTGATACTGGCCGTATCTGGGGATACGTGATACTTCTTTGTGTCGTTGCTTTCTGCGGAAAATTCTTTGGATGTGCAGGTGCTGCCTTGGCCATGAAATATCCCATGAGGGAGAGCATAGCCATTGGCTTGTTGATGAGTTGCAAAGG TCTTGTCGAACTCATTGTCCTCAACGTCGGCCTTTCTGCCGGTATTATCGACCAGCAACTTTTTTCAATGTTTGTTGTCGAAGCGGTCGTCCTCACTTTCTTGACCACACCTTGCACACTCGCCGTTTACCCTGAACGTGTCCGTGTACGCATCAGTGACCTTCGTAAAGGCGATCAGGGTGTCGATTCTGAGAAGCAAGTTGGCGGTTCGAATATTGCCGGTGCATCGGGTGGGCGTGAGCACACCAGCAGGTTCTTGGTCATCTTGCAAAAGCTCGAACACCTTTCGGCTGTCATGCTCCTCACACAGATGCTCGAGCCTCCTGTGCCTGAAGCAAGGGAGCCATGGGATGCGGCAGAACATTCCGCAAAAGAGGCCAGGAAGGGTAAAAAATCAATCAGTGATGACGAGTCTATCAACTCCCATTCCAATACCGTCACCACTCTTCACCACTCTCATCACCATAGCGATAGCAAGCACAATATCCTGCACCGAGTCGGACATGTTACTCACCCCTCAGGAGACCTTCCTCGTCTCGACGCTCTCAAGCTCGTTGAGCTCACTGGTCGTACATTCTCCGTCATGCAATCTGCCGAGAAGGATCAGCTGCTTCACTCGGATAATGCCTTGCAACTCTACCGCCAATTCGGTCGATTACGAGGTTTGGAAATCTCACCGCACATCTCTATCGTGGGACAAGATTCTTTCTCCCAAGCGGTGGCAGACTACGCGACGGATTTAGGTAGCGAGCTAGtcattcttccttggaCCGTCCCTACCCAAGGGGGTAACCCTGAGCTTATCGATCCCTCTGTtggaagcagcagcagcactACGGTCTCCCAGTTTGATACCATCTTTGGCTCTGAATCCGCTGGTTCCCCCATGTACTCTCACTTTGTCCGTCGCGTATTTTCCGAATGTCCGAGCGATGTCGCCCTATTTGTCGATAGGGGCTTTGGAGGCGCCTCTAGCTTCAAACCTGGCTCTGGGCAACACATTTTCATGCCATTTTTTGGCGGGCCTGATGACAGACTTGCGTTGAGGTTTGTGGTACAACTGTGCGGTCACGCGGGTGTAACTGCTACTGTTGTCAGAGttcagaaggaagaaggggatggagaagatgaagaggttaGCCGCGGTTTGGATGGTGACAAGTCGAATGTCGCATTACATCAAGCTGCTTTGCAGTCTAATCAGCTCACTGTCGGCGGCGCAACTCAATACCCCGAGACTCAAGCTCGTCTTCAATCAGATACTGCCGACTCTCTCGCTTGGTCGTGCTTTTCATCACCTTCCGTCTCcccttctcgtcctcttcacctcgAAACGGCTCTTTCCCGCATTTCATTCCactccaccacctctcaCCAGCCTCTTACATATGCTTTTACCTGTGCCGAGAGCGCCATGCGAGCCACATCCGCGCACGCCAAGACTTGGAGACCCATGTTGATTGTTGCTGGACGTGGACGACGCGGAGCCGCTATCAGCCACGAAACAGAACTGAACAGGGTGCTGGCTGCAAAATCGCTCAACCCCAGTATTGGTGCGGAACTGAGGAAGACGGTCGGTGACGTTGCTGCGGGGATGATTCTTGGTGGAAGTGCGCCTGGTACGGCGAGTTACTTGATCATGGGAGCTGGAAAACGATGA
- a CDS encoding ferrochelatase, putative — MTAIQRPISVFARPLLPSSSRLRLAPPAIARQRFLATVRDGPAVGSKPPTAVLMMNMGGPSTVPEVHDFLSRLFHDNDLIPLPFQPLLAPLIAKRRTPSIEEQYSAIGGGSPILKWTQVQGAAMCSLLDELNPKSAPHKPYVAFRYAKTLTEDALAEMKQDGVQRAVAFSQYPQYSSSTTGSSLNELYKQVKQLGWGGNGEVKWSVIDRWPTHPGLVEAFAHNIKAALQTYPEDRRGDVTILFSAHSLPLDIVNRGDPYTAEVAATVWAVMSKLNFSNPWRLTWQSKVGPKAWQGPQTAAAIEGYAKAGTKDICLVPVAFTSDHIETLYELDIEVKEEAEKLGVHLTRASSLNDSPIFIRALADIVSNHLKDYDAGLIGPASKQLLSADPRHVSPRSQETRRWLASGGTKMAA; from the exons tcttccaggCTCCGTCTCGCCCCCCCTGCCATCGCTCGCCAAAGATTCCTGGCCACCGTGAGAGATGGACCTGCAGTTGGCTCAAAACC ACCAACAG CTGTTCTTATGATGAACATGGGTGGACCTTCAACT GTTCCCGAAGTTCACGACTTTCTTTCGCGTTTATTCCATGATAACGACCTTATTCCTCTGCCCTTCCAGCCCCTCCTTGCCCCCCTCATCGCCAAGCGTCGAACCCCTTCCATCGAAGAGCAATATTCCGCCATTGGCGGCGGTTCTCCTATCCTCAAATGGACTCAGGTTCAAGGCGCTGCCATGTGCTCTCTATTGGATGAGCTTAACCCCAAATCGGCGCCACACAAACCTTATGTTGCTTTCCGATATGCCAAGACCCTCACCGAAGATGCCCTGGCAGAGATGAAGCAGGATGGCGTACAGAGGGCCGTTGCTTTCAGCCAATATCCTCAATACAGTAGCTCTACTACTGGCAGTAGTTTGAATGAACTTTACAAACAGGTGAAACAGCTAGGCTGGGGCGGAAACGGCGAAGTCAAGTGGAGCGTTATTGACCGATGGCCCACTCACCCTGGACTGGTAGAG GCTTTTGCACACAACATCAAAGCTGCCCTACAGACTTACCCGGAAGACCGACGAGGTGATGTCaccattctcttctctgctcactctctccctcttgaCATTGTCAA CCGCGGTGACCCATACACTGCCGAAGTTGCCGCTACAGTATGGGCCGTCATGTCCAAGCTCAACTTCTCCAACCCTTGGCGTCTTACATGGCAATCCAAGGTCGGTCCCAAAGCCTGGCAAGGACCTCAGACCGCCGCGGCCATTGAGGGTTACGCCAAGGCGGGCACCAAGGACATTTGTCTCGTTCCCGTCGCCTTCACCAGTGATCACATCGAAACCCTCTATGAGCTTGATATTGaggtcaaagaagaggctgaaaAG CTCGGTGTTCACTTGACACGagcctcttctctcaaCGACTCTCCCATATTCATCCGCGCCCTTGCCGACATTGTCTCCAACCACCTCAAAGACTATGATGCCGGTTTGATAGGTCCCGCGAGCAAGCAACTCTTGTCCGCTGATCCTCGACATGTGAGCCCTAGGTCGCAAGAGACTAGGCGCTGGTTAGCTAGTGGAGGTACGAAAATGGCCGCTTAG